A stretch of DNA from Mesotoga infera:
GAATCTGAAGCGCGTATTCCATGTCTCTCTGCAAAACGCTCTCTTCTTTGCTTATCTGGTTCTGCAATGGCGACGACACGAGATTTCTTAACCGTCTTCAGTGCCTCCCCGTACGCGAAGTATCCTCTATTGCCTGCGCCTATCATGATCAAATCCACCAAAGAAATCTACCACCCTCAGCAGTTGTAAATTAATTCTAACACTGACTTTCAATTGCGAGATAGCCTTAACTGCTCCGGTGTGATATAAAAGGAAAGATCAAAATCGAAAAGGAGTGAAGAGTTTGACCGACATAAAAAGAAATGACTCTGAAATCGTTCGAGTTTCAAAGAGAGAGTTTAAAGGTCACGAATTCCTTGATCTCAGGATCTACTATCAGGATGACGAAGGCGATTATAAACCCACAAAAAAGGGAATTACAATTAATCCCAAACTTGTAGATGAACTGATCGACGCTCTAAATAAGGAGAAAGACTCGGCGCCTGTGAAAGAGTGAGCTTTTTACGGAACAGAAATTGGAAGAACGAGATAAGAGG
This window harbors:
- a CDS encoding transcriptional coactivator p15, which translates into the protein MTDIKRNDSEIVRVSKREFKGHEFLDLRIYYQDDEGDYKPTKKGITINPKLVDELIDALNKEKDSAPVKE